TCCGTGCACCCAAATCTACATGATGTTAGAGcttctaataatatatcaattttatctATTTCAGGAATGGTACAATTAGTTTGactaattaaatatcatatatctGCTAAGAATTCCAATATTGTTtctgttgattttaatttttaatttcgtaattTGTTTCTTAACATACAGTTAATTTAacatacttttaataaatttagataatacataaattaaactaataaaggCATGGTTTGACAACAACGAAATggcaatacatttaaataaatctaattttgtaaaatttaatatttataagaataaaattaatacctagtattaaaaattacaaactattttataataagttcaTGGCATGACTGAATTACGGTACAGTGTCTTGTCGAACCCCAGCTggtattatcgtataatataatatttgataatatattatcataatattttttatcgtgcCACAGACAACAGTGAACGGaattttattaagatattatattctgaCTTTCtatgtttataggtactatataggtagttataacttttaagtatagtatattattattatataagtatacacaaTAAGTTGTAGGTACGCAgaacagaaataatattgtgtaatttttaaaaatctgtattagttttaataatttaatcatgaAACTATTGTATTtagatatttgatatattaataataatatttgtttaaattttataatttagtgtttGGTTTTTGCCATAATTATATATGGCAACTAGTCTGCATTTACGAGTAGAGAATAATAAAGAATCGGTTTATTTAGTATTCGTTTGTATAGACTACAGAGAATgatattagaaattttaatttgatcNNNNNNNNNNNNNNNNNNNNNNNNNNNNNNNNNNNNNNNNNNNNNNNNNNNNNNNNNNNNNNNNNNNNNNNNNNNNNNNNNNNNNNNNNNNNNNNNNNNNAGTTGGAGTATtactgtatactatataaaatgtcGGAAAGCTACAAAGTACAGGTAAATAATGTCATGCATTCAGTTGTGAGTGAATGCTAAgtcgtaatgataataattactattgtcAAATTGGTTTTTCAGTTGCAGCAAGTAGAACAAGCTATCAATCACACAGAGAGTAAAGACCAATTGAATGAACTATTGTCATTACGAGATAGTTTGCTTGAAGTTATAGCTCTGACTAGTGAAACTTGTGAACCAGAGCAAACCACTCAAAATCCATTCGATGAAGAATATGCTCTATTTAAGGTAATATctgttaaatttactttaaacttttaagtaaatCAATTATAACTGTTTAGTCAGAAATTGAAACCATTGatgaaacacaaaataaaaattatgatgaaGATGATACGTCGTCCtgtgaaattttaaatgtttccgAAGATAAAAAAGTAAGTAATTCAGCGttacctgttataatataatattataacactataacttacgagtaaaatatattttcaaataatttagaaattacaataacataattaaacgAACATAACTTATCTCAATTTTGACTTTTCTTAAGAGAATGTGATGTCTCCTTGTGTTGTCTCTGTTCTTTAAACGTACAACAAAGCAAATTTGTTTTCAACTGTTCCAATTTAGTCTAGTAACCTTTATTAAAAAAGGCATTGGcttattaacaaatttaaaggtaagaatattatccgtGTTTTCACATGGagatttttacattattttaatttttaagtgtcataataatttttaaattataacataaaacatttcaCATACTCATAACttacataaaaactaattaataaaaccaTGTGAAAACGGATAATATTCTTagatttaagtttgataataggtaaattccctatattattaaagttcaCTTCACAAAATTGCAACTGCCGTACACAAATTTGGTATGTTGACATGTTGTATgtttgtaagacagaaacaactCGCACAGGttctcttaataattatttttgcatgataataattttgatatactactgcaaaataaattaaaatattgtagatactttatacttaaattaaattagtaaattaatgaaatttgtttttaggtAAACAATGATAGTCATTCATCCAATACAACTATTGAAATAGATTCAGATAGTTCTTGTGAAATTATTGATGACCATCGTGAAACTCCTGGAATTgaagtaaatgtatttatattatttattaattcattactaaaatatttgatttattagaaCGAGTTGGCAAATTTACAAGGAACTAAGTGTCAAGCTCCATTTGAAACAGACTATGATGAAACATCAACGTATCATAATGCACTAATTATGTCTGTTAAAATGAATGATTCGACAGATCAACAATCATTGGATGATATATTAGTAAAGTTTTTCAAGCAATATtgatgttttagtttttttaatttatcaaaattatattttaataggtaacagTATTGTATACAAATCCAATATGCAAACAAATGCTAccttgtcaattttttttaagtggcgAATGCAAATATTCTGATGATAGATGTTATTTTTCCCACGGAACTCAAGTTCCTTTATCACGCCTCACAGAGTTTAAGTAATGTCGTAtacaagtttataatttaataatgtttgctaatatgcatatttttttttccttaatgtGTAGAGAAccagattttaataatttaaaaataggaaGTCTAGTTTTAGCAAAATCATGTGAAGGTGGTCTTTGGTCTAGAGCCGTTGTCTTAGATGTTACTCATGGCACATCAAATAATGATGGAAGTTGCGTTGTTAAATATGAAACTAAAGGACTTGGAGAAACAGAAGTTccaatgcaaaatatttttcctttgATTGGGAATggtataatcatatttaaatgaGAGTgggacaaaatatatttacttatacatttatagatgAAGAAGAATTTTACGAGTTGTCATCCGATAGTGAcgaagaaagtaaaattaaagaaCGCGATTCAGCAATAGTCAATAAAGTGCTATTAAATACAGAAACTATACAATCACTTGGAAGCTGGGAAAAACACaccaaagtatttatttttgtttaattagtCGTTATGCTTATGATAgtgacattaaaataattatgttagaaTGTTTTGActgacttttttttgttttaaacgatttgtttaatatacaaaatagtaatgTTCATCTGTgggcacaaaaatataaattttgatcattagtgcattattatttttttagggtATTGGATCGAAATTAATGGCTAAAATGGGATATATAATGGGAGCCGGATTGGGTAAAAACGGCGAAGGAAGGATTAACCCTGTAGAAGCTACAGTTTTACCAAAAGGAAAATCATTAGGTAAATGTTGAATcatgataacataatttattttaataagcttttaaattatgttttcactATTTCCAGATCACTGCATGTCTGTAAAGAATACTGCACAAATTCAAGATGCAcgtaaaaaacgaaaacaacaaTTGAGACTTGAAAGATGTATGAAGAAATCTTATGAGAAATCATTAGAAAAGCCACCAGATGTTTTTACGTTTCTCAATAATCAACTCAGTAAGCCTGTCAAATACAAGTATGTggccattttattttatatttaattcattattttgtatagatatcaaaaacattaatcaagATAAAAACGTGATGGATCAGAAGAAATTAAAAAGTTCTACAATACACGACTTGAATGTTAGAAGCTTAAAAATAGAAGAAGATATAAAACGacaattaataaatgtacaagagttaaatcataaattaaaccGAAGTACATCTGGTTCTGTACAGCACAATATGGTCAGTCAGAAATTGATCGAAGCTAATAATCATCTCTCACACTTGAGAGATGAAGaaaagtcaataaaaaaagaacataCATACAGAGAAACTCACAAAAAAATGaccgtattttaataattctaggACTAGAATGTTGTACATATATCtgtaaataatctataatacaattgttttaaaagaaTTGAGTTTTTATGGTTGTTTCActtgtttgtatttatagaagtaaataaaaataaattatagtaagtattaCAACAGTACCCTActgtatgtataaatacatataaataaaatatataattatacaaacaatggttttcttttttgttaaaatatgtacgaAAATAGTTTGAGTGTTTGACCTGTTTCAGAGGGTGGATGAGTAATTTTCCCTGTTAggaattatattcattttttaacatatttataaacataatatgtacacattgtaaataaaaaaaacatttgtatagTTGTTTGTAACTcacaacaataatactatattcgAACTAACAAATATTGAGCTATAACATTTccaaatattctttaaatataatttttgatcgAAATTCTTTACattctttcaatttatttaaaacatcacGTATACATTCAGGTCTTGCTGCTTCTAATGTTCTAATACATTctacaattactataatattttctttattaggCTGCACAGGACTTTTATCTTCATTATATAGTGCTTTGATCAATATTGTTAGCAACACTTTCCAATGAGTACACCGTCTTGGCCacgtttgtttaataaatacttcAATTGCCTAAAGataaattgcaaaatattataagtagattTAGTGAAAGCAGTGTTTAAGTTAAATCATAGTTAATCTATGGTTAAATTAAACTACCTTAACTGTTGAAAATGTAGTTTGTCTGTACATAACATACTCTGCAAATAATGGTATCAAACGCTCAGACCAACGAATGCAAGCAAATCCAGTTGACTCCAAAACAAGTGGAAAAACTGATGCGTAACACACGATTGGCTCATATTTACGTTCTAATTCCATTCGTGgtagtaaaatattcataacatcATCAAACTTTGTCCACTAATTAATAGATCAATCATCTGAGTAATAATAAGACatgattcaaataataatataagacatttACCTCCAAAGAATTTTTGTTGCTTAAATGTTTCATTTGCATTTTTGAAATCAGTGATAAAAGACACTTCATTAAATTGGGTATTAGCTGATATTCAAATGAACGCAGACCAGTTTCTAATGACTTCAGTAAAACAATGTCGTAGCCACTCATTGCTAATTCCGCAGAAggctaaacataaataaaataaagttttcgaTTTGTGCTTTTaagcaatacaattttaaagtgcatataacagtaatattgtattagatataatatatataccaaaaCATATACTAACTGCATTAATAATGATGTGTTGAAAAGCATCTAAAGCCGTAAGTATACTTGAATCTTGGTAATCATCAAACATATTTAACGGTAATGGCATCACCAAgtataataaagaatttaaatgtgGCATCTAGAACATAAAGTATGTTGTATTAAAGAGGACACTTCACCTGCATGTGTCACAAACGttcaacatagcaaatttgcaTTCAGaagaattcattttaattttatttgttgatttcaCTATTTTAGTGAGTTTGACTACTGTCAGATTtaatggtaagaatattatctaggatATGTAGGCTTTTATTGATAATTGTGTTTGaagtgataattttaaaatttaaatatcaataaaagcctgttctagataatattcttacctataagaaatgtatgaaaataggtcaatttattctcaaattaaaataaacaatacaaaatatgttctatacacgcttgtaagacgaagacaataCCATGCTGATGTAACATCCATTTAAGTGAGCAAAAATGTTTGctaaataaaatcttttataatgttaacttacttttaagtatttcaatatCCATATAAAGCACTCAACAGCGGCTGgatattttttccaattatcaTTTTCTAATTTGCATTGCAAACCAACGAAAATCTTAGAAATGTCTAGATGAGTAATTAATTCTTCAATATTTACACAATGCATGAGACTGCACAATTTTTCAATACACAATTTCATTAATGTATGGCTTTCTTCATCACTCCACGCTAAATTTGATTTGCAATGTTCACCACATAAATATAAGCAAGGAATTATTATGTCCTGAAGCTTAATTTGAAGGTCTACATCATTATTTAAGAGTTTACTCAACAAAATGccaagtttatttaatataggtttaGCAATTTCTAAATGATCCAATAATGCTTTATCACGATTAGCCaaatcattttcattatttgataCTTCTGGTACACAAccaatttgtatacatttaataatctGGTCAGTATTTTGTGTATTACTTAGATCAATGTTTAATgccattttgtaattttacctatagagaaaatttaaaaaaatttaatttaataaataagacatcatttaaaaattatacaaaaattagaaatataaattttattcaataatagtacGATTACTTAACatagacatttaaataataatttacaataatattaaaaatatacgtatatatattattaaatgtatagctATACTTGTAAATTAAACTCGCTAATTCCCagttcattaatattaaatttataacaaaggTTTACATTTCTTCTTGTTATAGttgcaaaaaaatcaaaacctaaCCTTTTGAAGAGAATTCTACGATTTACACAATCTAATAAAGAATCACCTTGTTTAGACTGAAAATAACTTTGTCTAGTAAATATAATTGGTACTTTAAAATCTTCCAAACAAATTTTCAATGATGATATCATTTTCTCTACATAGGTATCCATATACTTTTCACCACCAGATACTGAATCTTGCCAATAGTTTGCAGAAACACTATCCAAAATAACCAACCCCACTTGAGACTGTTCAGTAAGAAATAGTTTTAATCTTTGAAATGTAACATACAAAGTTGGACTGTCATAACAATTGatcattgttaatttatttagacaGGCCTTAACTAAATTATCATCAGCGTTCTTAATTATACGCTTAATGATTTTAACTAGTTTGGTGATATTGAATTGTCCGTCTAGATCAATGTAAACAACACCTGCATCTAAACCACAAGCATTTTGGGGAATGATGCATTTGGCAATACATTCggtcaaaaataatgtttttcctGTTGATGCATCTCCAATTATTTCTATGGTCTCACTAGTCAATTCGTCTGGTAATAAAGGTGTTAGATCTTTAATAATGGGCCGTGCTACAAGCCTTTCTAAAAGTTGCAATCCAGATTCAGCTTGAGATTTAAATTCCATAATTACCTTGTTCTCACGATATTTTTGTACTACTGAGAGCCAAGTTGAGCTTTAGATCCGTCAGTGACTTTTCACCGTATTTCTGTAAAGTTTTTATtgaatactgaaaaaaaataaattattaaatttaattataaattcaaagtcaataaatattaataataatatattagagcaAATCAAATGTAGTcaaaatgttattcaaaataaaataatgataaacttataagttataaccaactaattttttatatataattaacattgaTCCAAGCACAATTGTatacaaaactaaatttaaaaaaaacaaatattaaaaagtataagctgtttataattgtatttatcttacttatagaaattaatttaatttattttcttatatattatgtatattactcaAATGTAGACTTAAGACTTAGGAACTCAAGAgctttgttttattaaaaataacaagggACATTACTACCTCtactattagaaaaataataacataaatattataatattataattcttgtGTATTATgaaaaggtataaaataaaatttgtattaacatGTTTGATCAATCAATGATAGACATTTTGCAATcaatcaaatatagattttaaataattgaactaaACTTGATTAAAATTACTAGCATTTGgttagcattttatttttaaacttaatttaaaatagttatataaaaaacaaacctcatcagtttcaaatttattttttttgaaatcttcTTTTACCCAATTGATAAATTGCTGTCTATCACTTTCTAATGGTATAgtcttaattgtttttaaaaattctctATACAGTTTTAATGATTTCTGACGTAGCATAAACTAGAacataaaaattcataacattttagttatttaacattTGATATACTGTTGTCTGTTACGGACTGACTTAGGCATTATAATAAGAGTTAGGTAGTTATCAGATAATGATAAGTATTCAagccaaattttaaattttattttagaaaccagaacttttctcaatttttggaaatgtttatcttcttctttttctggcagttttatcaaaattcaaaaatttgctcATGGCAACTATTCATTGAGAGTTCTTTATCACTCAGTAGATCCATTGGCGGAAATCCATCAAAATTTCACGGAgggctaacattattaacatcaatgtgAGTGGGGCCCCCCCCCCCGGCTTCGAttctacaaaactaaaaaaggagGGGGCTTGACAGACTTTTGAGAGGCCAAGCCCCTAAGATTTCCACCAATGAGTAaatcactgtaatgtatgtgtattgtgtataaatcattatttacaaaataagatTTTGAGCTGAGACGTTCTGTCAGCctctacttatattatatctaataataatttgatcaaTATAAActaacaatcataaaaatatgaaaataattgaaaggCAAAAAATGAATGCAACCATTATGACAATActacaatgaatattaaaagaataaaattacttatgaatcagggttgggattttatagcacttaaaattacataagttaagatttaataaaatatttattagtaatattaggGACACCACTTTAACATGTgtgataaataaacaattttttttaagatatccATAAACAATTCATATAATTTCCACAGACAAAAATGACAATACTATATTGAGATATACGAGGATATATATGAAAAGTGGAAAATAagaatttagttttttaatttcattgtttaCCTTACCGTAACATTGTGTAATTTTTTGGATTTCAATGTTTGATTGCATCTGTGTTCAAACGG
This portion of the Acyrthosiphon pisum isolate AL4f chromosome A1, pea_aphid_22Mar2018_4r6ur, whole genome shotgun sequence genome encodes:
- the LOC100164746 gene encoding zinc finger CCCH-type with G patch domain-containing protein, with protein sequence MSESYKVQLQQVEQAINHTESKDQLNELLSLRDSLLEVIALTSETCEPEQTTQNPFDEEYALFKSEIETIDETQNKNYDEDDTSSCEILNVSEDKKVNNDSHSSNTTIEIDSDSSCEIIDDHRETPGIENELANLQGTKCQAPFETDYDETSTYHNALIMSVKMNDSTDQQSLDDILVTVLYTNPICKQMLPCQFFLSGECKYSDDRCYFSHGTQVPLSRLTEFKEPDFNNLKIGSLVLAKSCEGGLWSRAVVLDVTHGTSNNDGSCVVKYETKGLGETEVPMQNIFPLIGNDEEEFYELSSDSDEESKIKERDSAIVNKVLLNTETIQSLGSWEKHTKGIGSKLMAKMGYIMGAGLGKNGEGRINPVEATVLPKGKSLDHCMSVKNTAQIQDARKKRKQQLRLERCMKKSYEKSLEKPPDVFTFLNNQLNIKNINQDKNVMDQKKLKSSTIHDLNVRSLKIEEDIKRQLINVQELNHKLNRSTSGSVQHNMVSQKLIEANNHLSHLRDEEKSIKKEHTYRETHKKMTVF
- the LOC100575126 gene encoding TELO2-interacting protein 2, coding for MALNIDLSNTQNTDQIIKCIQIGCVPEVSNNENDLANRDKALLDHLEIAKPILNKLGILLSKLLNNDVDLQIKLQDIIIPCLYLCGEHCKSNLAWSDEESHTLMKLCIEKLCSLMHCVNIEELITHLDISKIFVGLQCKLENDNWKKYPAAVECFIWILKYLKMPHLNSLLYLVMPLPLNMFDDYQDSSILTALDAFQHIIINAPSAELAMSGYDIVLLKSLETGLRSFEYQLIPNLMKCLLSLISKMQMKHLSNKNSLEWTKFDDVMNILLPRMELERKYEPIVCYASVFPLVLESTGFACIRWSERLIPLFAEYVMYRQTTFSTVKAIEVFIKQTWPRRCTHWKVLLTILIKALYNEDKSPVQPNKENIIVIVECIRTLEAARPECIRDVLNKLKECKEFRSKIIFKEYLEML
- the LOC103310102 gene encoding DNA repair protein XRCC2; this translates as MEFKSQAESGLQLLERLVARPIIKDLTPLLPDELTSETIEIIGDASTGKTLFLTECIAKCIIPQNACGLDAGVVYIDLDGQFNITKLVKIIKRIIKNADDNLVKACLNKLTMINCYDSPTLYVTFQRLKLFLTEQSQVGLVILDSVSANYWQDSVSGGEKYMDTYVEKMISSLKICLEDFKVPIIFTRQSYFQSKQGDSLLDCVNRRILFKRLGFDFFATITRRNVNLCYKFNINELGISEFNLQV